A single region of the Nocardioides ochotonae genome encodes:
- the gmk gene encoding guanylate kinase yields MSTPERRSRLVVLAGPTAVGKGTVAAAVREAHPEVWISVSATTRPPRPGEENGVHYWFVSDAEFDRMIADDDLLEWAVVHKAARYGTPRQPVELALASGQPAMLEIDLQGARQVRRTMPDALFVFLGPPSWDELVRRLVGRGTETAAERERRLETARVELAAEAEFDITIVNHEVHEAAEQLVALLKQPPTDL; encoded by the coding sequence GTGAGCACCCCCGAGCGTCGCTCCCGACTCGTCGTCCTCGCCGGGCCGACAGCCGTCGGCAAGGGCACGGTGGCCGCCGCCGTCCGCGAGGCACACCCCGAGGTCTGGATCTCCGTCTCCGCCACGACGCGCCCCCCGCGCCCCGGCGAGGAGAACGGCGTCCACTACTGGTTCGTCTCCGACGCGGAGTTCGACCGGATGATCGCCGACGACGACCTGCTGGAGTGGGCGGTCGTGCACAAGGCGGCCCGCTACGGCACTCCCCGCCAGCCGGTCGAGCTCGCGCTGGCCAGCGGCCAGCCGGCGATGCTGGAGATCGACCTGCAGGGCGCGCGCCAGGTCCGCCGCACCATGCCCGACGCGCTTTTCGTCTTCCTGGGCCCCCCGTCGTGGGACGAGCTCGTACGCCGGCTGGTCGGCCGCGGGACCGAGACGGCCGCGGAACGCGAGCGCCGATTGGAGACCGCGCGGGTCGAGCTGGCGGCCGAGGCGGAGTTCGACATCACCATCGTCAACCATGAAGTTCACGAGGCAGCCGAGCAGTTGGTAGCCTTGCTGAAGCAACCACCGACAGATCTGTGA
- a CDS encoding iron-sulfur cluster-binding protein, whose amino-acid sequence MSPVHATGELLASRKVGAYHHLSVVARGVAEEFRPGTFVAVTVGTPGTSATLAPRPLWIHRVRPVGGHGLALQLVLEVRGAGTRWLAEQPVGARLAVTGPLGRPFALPKEPVACVLVGEGYSAAPLFPLAERLRERGCPVTLLLGAPDESRLLSALEARRSARAVTVVTRDGSVGQRGEIADAVTEVLRRAEAAVVYAAGPEPMLHAVAAAAEAHGAWSQCAVEQPLACATGLCHGCPVPVVGEDGVARTVRACVDGPVFRGDRVRWTELVR is encoded by the coding sequence GTGAGTCCCGTGCACGCGACCGGCGAGCTGCTGGCCAGCCGCAAGGTCGGCGCGTACCACCACCTCAGCGTCGTCGCCCGCGGCGTTGCCGAGGAGTTCCGGCCCGGGACGTTCGTCGCGGTCACGGTCGGCACACCCGGGACCTCCGCGACCCTTGCGCCCCGGCCGCTGTGGATCCACCGGGTCCGCCCGGTCGGCGGCCACGGCCTGGCGCTCCAGCTGGTGCTCGAGGTCCGGGGGGCCGGCACCCGGTGGCTCGCCGAGCAGCCGGTCGGCGCCCGGCTGGCGGTCACCGGGCCGCTCGGGCGGCCGTTCGCGCTCCCCAAGGAGCCGGTGGCCTGCGTGCTGGTGGGGGAGGGCTACTCCGCCGCCCCGCTCTTCCCGCTCGCCGAGCGGCTGCGCGAGCGCGGCTGCCCGGTGACCCTGCTCCTCGGCGCCCCCGACGAGTCCCGCCTGCTCTCCGCGCTGGAGGCGCGTCGCTCCGCGCGGGCCGTGACCGTCGTGACCCGGGACGGCTCGGTCGGCCAGCGCGGCGAGATCGCCGACGCCGTGACCGAGGTGCTGCGCCGTGCCGAGGCCGCGGTCGTGTACGCCGCCGGGCCCGAGCCGATGCTGCACGCCGTGGCGGCCGCGGCCGAGGCCCACGGCGCCTGGAGCCAGTGCGCCGTCGAGCAGCCGCTGGCCTGCGCGACCGGGCTGTGCCACGGCTGTCCGGTGCCGGTCGTCGGCGAGGACGGCGTGGCCCGCACGGTGCGGGCGTGCGTCGACGGGCCGGTCTTCCGTGGGGACCGGGTGCGCTGGACCGAGCTGGTCCGATGA
- the mihF gene encoding integration host factor, actinobacterial type produces MALPPLTPEQRQAALQKAAASRRERAEVKNRLKNSGASIVDVLREGQVNEVVGKMKVVDLLQSMPGLGKVRARQTMERLGIAESRRVRGLGAKQVAALEAEFASRDA; encoded by the coding sequence GTGGCTCTGCCCCCGCTCACCCCCGAACAGCGCCAGGCAGCGCTCCAGAAGGCGGCTGCGTCCCGCCGCGAGCGGGCCGAGGTGAAGAACCGCCTGAAGAACTCCGGTGCCTCGATCGTCGACGTGCTGCGCGAGGGCCAGGTCAACGAGGTCGTCGGCAAGATGAAGGTCGTCGACCTGCTGCAGTCGATGCCCGGCCTCGGCAAGGTCCGCGCCCGTCAGACCATGGAGCGCCTGGGCATCGCCGAGAGCCGCCGCGTGCGCGGCCTCGGTGCCAAGCAGGTCGCGGCCCTCGAGGCCGAGTTCGCCTCGCGCGACGCGTGA
- a CDS encoding nitronate monooxygenase: MSGPQIPGLALRNPVIIAAGCGGTGRELAAYSPLDALGAFTTRTITLNPRPGGPAPRVVETPSGLVHSTGCPNPGLEGFLATELPPLVQAGARVVVSVAAASVQEYAELVRRLGRAPGIAAVEVNLSAPDAAAHGLFDVREPFHMTSVLTAVLRELPAGIPVLAKLRPDVLRVVEAARTAVESGAVAVVVGGPQPAALPDGRAAGLSGPAVRPLALRCVTEVRAALPSLPVIGAGGIGTAADARDFLRAGATAVQVGTALLHDPTAAARLVAELASDDAALAGTAPAEPSPPVRPSRPVQINTDPSQEQPR; encoded by the coding sequence ATGAGCGGCCCGCAGATCCCCGGGCTGGCGCTGCGCAACCCGGTCATCATCGCCGCCGGGTGCGGTGGGACCGGTCGCGAGCTCGCGGCGTACTCGCCCCTGGACGCGCTCGGCGCGTTCACCACCCGCACGATCACCCTCAACCCCCGCCCCGGTGGGCCCGCGCCCCGCGTGGTGGAGACACCGTCGGGACTGGTGCACTCCACCGGGTGCCCCAACCCCGGGCTCGAGGGGTTCCTGGCCACCGAGCTGCCGCCGCTGGTGCAGGCCGGCGCCCGGGTCGTGGTCTCGGTGGCCGCCGCCTCCGTGCAGGAGTACGCCGAGCTGGTGCGCCGCCTCGGCCGCGCGCCGGGCATCGCCGCGGTCGAGGTCAACCTCTCCGCCCCGGACGCCGCCGCTCACGGGCTGTTCGACGTGCGCGAGCCGTTCCACATGACCAGCGTGCTCACCGCCGTGCTGCGCGAGCTGCCCGCCGGCATCCCGGTGCTGGCCAAGCTGCGCCCCGACGTGCTGCGCGTCGTGGAGGCGGCCCGGACCGCCGTCGAGTCCGGCGCGGTCGCCGTCGTCGTGGGCGGTCCCCAGCCCGCGGCCCTCCCGGACGGCCGTGCCGCCGGGCTCAGCGGGCCGGCGGTCCGTCCGCTCGCGCTGCGTTGCGTCACCGAGGTGCGCGCCGCGCTGCCCTCGCTGCCGGTGATCGGTGCCGGCGGCATCGGCACCGCCGCGGACGCCCGTGACTTCCTGCGCGCCGGTGCCACCGCCGTCCAGGTCGGCACCGCGCTGCTGCACGACCCGACCGCCGCCGCCCGGCTGGTCGCCGAGCTCGCCTCCGACGACGCCGCGCTCGCCGGGACCGCGCCGGCGGAGCCGTCACCTCCCGTCCGGCCCTCCCGGCCGGTCCAGATCAACACCGACCCCAGCCAGGAGCAGCCCCGATGA
- the rpoZ gene encoding DNA-directed RNA polymerase subunit omega, with translation MPGPIIDAQGVTNPPIDDLLTKTDSKYKLVLYSAKRARQINAYYSQLGEGLLEYVGPLVDTHVQEKPLSIALREISEDLLTCEDVDPAELAAEAAAQAAAADAGFNAQA, from the coding sequence GTGCCTGGACCCATCATCGACGCTCAGGGTGTCACCAACCCTCCGATCGACGACCTGCTCACCAAGACCGACAGCAAGTACAAGCTGGTGCTCTACAGCGCCAAGCGTGCCCGGCAGATCAACGCCTACTACTCCCAGCTCGGCGAGGGCCTGCTGGAGTACGTCGGCCCGCTCGTGGACACCCACGTGCAGGAGAAGCCCCTCTCGATCGCGCTCCGCGAGATCAGCGAGGACCTCCTGACCTGCGAGGACGTCGACCCGGCCGAGCTGGCCGCCGAGGCTGCGGCGCAGGCTGCCGCTGCCGACGCCGGCTTCAACGCCCAGGCGTGA
- a CDS encoding quinone-dependent dihydroorotate dehydrogenase, with protein sequence MIYRSLFDHVLVRTDPEQAHHVAFRALRAGGPALAGLARLDRAAGRAPGRPVEVMGLRFPHVLGLAAGFDKNAVGIDALGALGFGHVEIGTVTGEAQPGNPRPRLFRLPEDGAIINRMGFNNDGAEAVAVRLAERRRRRTLRGGGPGPVLGVNIGKTKVVPEDDEAAVLADYRKSAGLLAPYADYLVVNVSSPNTPGLRNLQAVERLAPLLAAVRETADAAVPGRRVPLLVKIAPDLADEDVREVADLATATGLDGIIATNTTISREGLRSSPEKVAAIGAGGLSGRPLTARSLEVLRLLRAQVGDDLALVSVGGITTVEDARARLDAGADLLQAYSAFIYEGPLWARRVVAGLESRRA encoded by the coding sequence GTGATCTACCGCAGTCTCTTCGACCACGTGCTGGTCCGCACGGACCCCGAGCAGGCGCACCACGTCGCGTTCCGCGCGCTCCGGGCGGGCGGGCCGGCGCTGGCCGGCCTCGCCCGGCTGGACCGCGCCGCCGGCCGGGCGCCGGGGCGCCCGGTGGAGGTCATGGGGCTGCGGTTCCCGCACGTGCTGGGCCTCGCGGCGGGCTTCGACAAGAACGCCGTGGGCATCGACGCGCTCGGCGCGCTGGGCTTCGGCCACGTCGAGATCGGCACGGTCACGGGGGAGGCCCAGCCGGGCAACCCCCGCCCGCGGCTGTTCCGGCTGCCCGAGGACGGCGCGATCATCAACCGGATGGGGTTCAACAACGACGGCGCCGAGGCGGTCGCGGTGCGGCTGGCCGAGCGGCGCCGTCGCCGGACCCTGCGCGGCGGCGGTCCCGGCCCGGTGCTCGGCGTCAACATCGGCAAGACCAAGGTCGTGCCCGAGGACGACGAGGCCGCGGTGCTGGCCGACTACCGCAAGAGCGCGGGCCTGCTGGCGCCGTACGCCGACTACCTGGTGGTCAACGTCAGCTCGCCCAACACCCCGGGCCTGCGCAACCTGCAGGCCGTCGAGCGGCTCGCGCCGCTGCTGGCGGCGGTACGCGAGACCGCCGACGCGGCCGTCCCCGGGCGCCGGGTGCCGCTGCTGGTCAAGATCGCCCCGGACCTGGCCGACGAGGACGTGCGCGAGGTGGCCGACCTGGCCACCGCCACCGGGCTGGACGGCATCATCGCCACGAACACCACGATCTCGCGCGAGGGGCTGCGCTCCTCGCCCGAGAAGGTCGCGGCGATCGGTGCCGGCGGGCTCTCGGGCCGGCCGCTGACCGCGCGGTCGCTGGAGGTGCTGCGGCTGCTGCGGGCCCAGGTCGGCGACGACCTCGCCCTGGTCTCGGTCGGCGGCATCACGACCGTCGAGGACGCACGTGCGCGCCTCGACGCCGGCGCCGACCTGCTCCAGGCCTACTCCGCGTTCATCTACGAGGGGCCGCTGTGGGCACGGCGGGTCGTCGCGGGTCTCGAGAGCCGTCGGGCATGA
- the metK gene encoding methionine adenosyltransferase has product MAGRLFTSESVTEGHPDKIADQISDCVLDAMLAQDPTSRVAVETLLTTGLVVVAGEVTTSGYVDIKEKVRERILEIGYDSSEKGFDGHSCGVMVAIGGQSGDIAQGVDEGHESRVDSSADALDRQGAGDQGLMFGYACDDTPELMPLPIKIAQTLSERLSQVRKDGTLDYLRPDGKTQVTIEYDEDNRPVRIDTVVLSTQHAEEIDLESTLQPDIKKHVIDPVLASFDIDSEGYRLLVNPTGRFVVGGPMGDAGLTGRKIIVDTYGGMARHGGGAFSGKDPSKVDRSAAYAMRWVAKNVVAAGLATRCEAQVAYAIGKAKPVGVFIETFGTGTVSDERIQQAVLEVFDLRPAAIIRDLDLLRPIYAKTAAYGHFGRELPEFTWERTDRVDALKAALSA; this is encoded by the coding sequence GTGGCTGGACGACTCTTCACCTCTGAGTCGGTGACCGAGGGTCACCCTGACAAGATCGCCGACCAGATCAGCGACTGCGTCCTCGACGCGATGCTCGCGCAGGACCCCACGAGCCGGGTGGCCGTGGAGACGCTGCTGACCACCGGTCTCGTCGTCGTCGCCGGTGAGGTCACCACCTCCGGCTACGTCGACATCAAGGAGAAGGTGCGCGAGCGGATCCTCGAGATCGGCTACGACTCCTCCGAGAAGGGCTTCGACGGCCACTCCTGCGGCGTCATGGTCGCGATCGGCGGGCAGTCCGGCGACATCGCCCAGGGCGTCGACGAGGGCCACGAGAGCCGCGTCGACTCCTCCGCCGACGCGCTGGACCGCCAGGGCGCGGGCGACCAGGGCCTGATGTTCGGCTACGCCTGCGACGACACCCCCGAGCTGATGCCGCTGCCGATCAAGATCGCGCAGACCCTCTCCGAGCGGCTCTCCCAGGTCCGCAAGGACGGCACGCTGGACTACCTGCGTCCCGACGGCAAGACCCAGGTCACGATCGAGTACGACGAGGACAACCGCCCGGTCCGCATCGACACCGTGGTGCTCTCGACCCAGCACGCCGAGGAGATCGACCTCGAGTCGACCCTCCAGCCGGACATCAAGAAGCACGTCATCGACCCGGTGCTGGCCAGCTTCGACATCGACTCCGAGGGCTACCGGCTGCTGGTCAACCCGACCGGACGCTTCGTGGTCGGCGGCCCGATGGGCGACGCCGGGCTCACCGGCCGCAAGATCATCGTCGACACCTACGGCGGCATGGCCCGTCACGGCGGTGGCGCGTTCTCCGGCAAGGACCCCTCGAAGGTGGACCGCTCCGCGGCGTACGCCATGCGCTGGGTGGCCAAGAACGTCGTCGCGGCCGGTCTGGCGACCCGCTGCGAGGCCCAGGTCGCCTACGCGATCGGCAAGGCGAAGCCGGTCGGCGTGTTCATCGAGACCTTCGGCACCGGCACGGTCTCCGACGAGCGAATCCAGCAGGCGGTCCTCGAGGTCTTCGACCTGCGCCCGGCCGCGATCATCCGCGACCTCGACCTGCTGCGCCCCATCTACGCCAAGACCGCTGCCTACGGTCACTTCGGCCGCGAGCTCCCCGAGTTCACCTGGGAGCGCACCGACCGGGTCGACGCCCTCAAGGCCGCGCTGAGCGCCTGA
- the pyrF gene encoding orotidine-5'-phosphate decarboxylase, with product MTSTAVPFGTRLHAAVAERGPLCVGIDPHAALLEAWGLGDDVAGLERFALGVVEAVAPHASVIKPQSAFYERFGSRGIAVLERVIAESRAAGALVLLDVKRGDIGSTSQAYADAYLDPASPLAVDAITASPFLGFGSLGPMVSTAQRHGGGVFVLALTSNPEGPEVQHARAADGRTVAGTVLDSLRALNAAEVAAGAPAGSFGAVVGATIGESAEDLDIAGPLLAPGYGAQGGTREDLRRIFGAAARHVLPSSSRDVLRLGPDAAAMRDAVRRANDELTADLA from the coding sequence ATGACCAGCACCGCCGTCCCGTTCGGCACCCGTCTGCACGCGGCCGTCGCGGAGCGCGGCCCGCTCTGCGTGGGGATCGACCCGCACGCCGCCCTGCTCGAGGCCTGGGGCCTCGGCGACGACGTCGCCGGCCTGGAGCGCTTCGCGCTGGGCGTCGTGGAGGCGGTCGCCCCGCACGCGTCGGTCATCAAGCCGCAGTCGGCGTTCTACGAGCGCTTCGGCAGCCGCGGGATCGCGGTGCTGGAGCGGGTGATCGCTGAGTCGCGGGCCGCCGGCGCCCTGGTGCTGCTCGACGTCAAGCGCGGCGACATCGGGTCCACCTCGCAGGCCTACGCCGACGCCTACCTCGACCCGGCCTCGCCGCTGGCCGTCGACGCGATCACCGCCAGCCCCTTCCTCGGCTTCGGCTCGCTGGGCCCGATGGTGAGCACCGCGCAGCGCCACGGCGGTGGCGTCTTCGTGCTGGCGCTGACCTCCAACCCGGAGGGCCCCGAGGTGCAGCACGCCCGGGCCGCCGACGGGCGCACGGTGGCCGGCACGGTGCTCGACTCGCTGCGTGCCCTCAACGCCGCGGAGGTCGCCGCGGGCGCGCCCGCCGGCAGCTTCGGCGCGGTGGTCGGGGCGACGATCGGAGAGAGTGCCGAGGACCTCGACATCGCCGGCCCGCTGCTCGCCCCCGGGTACGGCGCCCAGGGCGGCACCCGCGAGGACCTGCGCCGGATCTTCGGAGCGGCCGCGCGCCACGTGCTGCCCAGCTCCTCGCGCGACGTGCTGCGCCTGGGCCCCGACGCCGCCGCCATGCGGGACGCGGTACGACGCGCGAACGACGAACTCACCGCCGATCTGGCTTAG
- the carB gene encoding carbamoyl-phosphate synthase large subunit: protein MPKREDITSIMVIGSGPIIIGQAAEFDYSGTQACRVLKEEGLRVILVNSNPATIMTDPEFADATYVEPITPEFVEKVIAKERPDALLATLGGQTALNAAMALAANGVLEKYGVELIGASIEAIDRGENRQVFKKIVEELGGESAKSVICHTMEDCLAAVDELGYPMVVRPSFTMGGTGSGMAYNETDLRRIAGAGLAASPTTEVLLEESILGWKEYELEVMRDKADNVVIICSIENLDPMGTHTGDSITVAPAMTLTDREYQKMRDLAIGIIRAVGVDTGGCNIQYAVNPVDGRLIVIEMNPRVSRSSALASKATGFPIAKIAAKVAIGYTLDEIPNDITTRPGGQTTPASFEPALDYVVVKVPRFAFEKFPGADRTLTTHMKSVGEAMAFGRNFTEALQKALRSLESKDAVFDWRKEYVDLDKAALLEEIKTPTDGRLKRVMDALRAGATAEEIFEATAIDPWFVDQLALINEIAVEVTEAPELSPAVLRRAKRHGFSDEQIGRIRGMSADVVRGVRHALGIRPVYKTVDTCAAEFAAQTPYHYSSYDEETEVAPRERPAVIILGSGPNRIGQGIEFDYSCVHASLALSEAGYETVMVNCNPETVSTDYDTSDRLYFEPLTLEDVLEIVHAEQQAGPVAGVLVQLGGQTPLGLAAGLKANDVPIVGTSPEAIHLAEDRGSFGRVLAQAGLTAPKHGTATSFPEAQQIAAEIGYPVLVRPSYVLGGRGMEIVYGEDALRAYLDKYVAAGLISAEAPVLVDRFLDDAVEIDVDALFDGEELFLGGVMEHIEEAGIHSGDSSCALPPITLGAREIADIRRATEGIARGVGVRGLINIQFALSADILYVLEANPRASRTVPFVSKATATPLAKAAARVMLGESIADLRAAGLLPAHGDGGDLPADQPIAVKEAVMPFNRFKTPDGQNVDTVLGPEMKSTGEVMGFDADFGTAFAKSQAAAYGPLPTAGKVFVSMANRDKRHMIFPIKVLADLGFEILATQGTAEVLRRNGVTAQIVRKHFEGAGEHGEPTSVQLIDSGEVRLIVNTPDGSDGTGHARYDGYEIRTAAVRANVPCITTVQGLGAAVQGIEASRRGDIGVRSLQDWAAIVRRAR from the coding sequence GGCGTGCTCGAGAAGTACGGCGTGGAGCTGATCGGCGCCAGCATCGAGGCGATCGACCGCGGCGAGAACCGCCAGGTGTTCAAGAAGATCGTCGAGGAGCTGGGCGGCGAGTCCGCGAAGTCGGTCATCTGCCACACCATGGAGGACTGCCTGGCCGCCGTCGACGAGCTCGGCTACCCGATGGTGGTGCGGCCCTCCTTCACCATGGGCGGCACCGGCTCGGGCATGGCCTACAACGAGACCGACCTGCGCCGCATCGCCGGCGCCGGCCTGGCCGCCAGCCCCACCACCGAGGTGCTTCTGGAGGAGTCGATCCTCGGCTGGAAGGAGTACGAGCTGGAGGTGATGCGCGACAAGGCCGACAACGTCGTGATCATCTGCTCGATCGAGAACCTCGACCCGATGGGCACCCACACCGGCGACTCGATCACCGTCGCGCCGGCGATGACGCTCACCGACCGCGAGTACCAGAAGATGCGCGACCTGGCGATCGGCATCATCCGCGCCGTCGGCGTCGACACCGGCGGCTGCAACATCCAGTACGCCGTGAACCCCGTCGACGGCCGCCTGATCGTCATCGAGATGAACCCGCGCGTCTCCCGCTCCAGCGCGCTGGCCTCCAAGGCGACCGGCTTCCCGATCGCCAAGATCGCGGCGAAGGTGGCCATCGGCTACACCCTCGACGAGATCCCCAACGACATCACCACCCGCCCCGGTGGCCAGACCACCCCGGCGAGCTTCGAGCCGGCGCTGGACTACGTGGTCGTCAAGGTCCCGCGCTTCGCCTTCGAGAAGTTCCCCGGCGCCGACCGCACGCTGACCACGCACATGAAGTCGGTCGGCGAGGCGATGGCCTTCGGCCGCAACTTCACCGAGGCGCTGCAGAAGGCGCTGCGCTCCCTGGAGAGCAAGGACGCGGTCTTCGACTGGCGCAAGGAGTACGTCGACCTGGACAAGGCGGCGCTGCTGGAGGAGATCAAGACCCCGACCGACGGCCGCCTCAAGCGGGTCATGGACGCGCTGCGCGCCGGTGCCACGGCCGAGGAGATCTTCGAGGCCACCGCGATCGACCCGTGGTTCGTCGACCAGCTCGCGCTGATCAACGAGATCGCCGTGGAGGTCACCGAGGCCCCCGAGCTCAGCCCGGCGGTGCTGCGCAGGGCCAAGCGCCACGGCTTCTCCGACGAGCAGATCGGCCGGATCCGCGGGATGTCCGCCGACGTCGTGCGCGGGGTGCGCCACGCGCTGGGGATCCGCCCTGTCTACAAGACCGTCGACACCTGCGCGGCGGAGTTCGCCGCCCAGACGCCGTACCACTACTCCTCCTACGACGAGGAGACCGAGGTCGCGCCCCGCGAGCGTCCCGCGGTGATCATCCTGGGCTCCGGCCCGAACCGGATCGGCCAGGGCATCGAGTTCGACTACTCCTGCGTGCACGCCTCCCTCGCGCTCTCCGAGGCCGGCTACGAGACCGTGATGGTCAACTGCAACCCCGAGACGGTCTCCACCGACTACGACACCTCCGACCGGCTCTACTTCGAGCCGCTCACCCTCGAGGACGTCCTGGAGATCGTGCACGCCGAGCAGCAGGCCGGCCCCGTCGCGGGCGTCCTGGTGCAGCTGGGCGGGCAGACGCCGCTCGGCCTGGCCGCCGGGCTCAAGGCCAACGACGTGCCGATCGTCGGCACCTCGCCCGAGGCGATCCACCTCGCCGAGGACCGCGGCTCCTTCGGTCGGGTGCTGGCCCAGGCCGGCCTGACCGCGCCCAAGCACGGCACGGCCACGTCGTTCCCGGAGGCGCAGCAGATCGCCGCCGAGATCGGCTACCCGGTGCTGGTGCGCCCGTCGTACGTCCTGGGCGGGCGCGGCATGGAGATCGTGTACGGCGAGGACGCGCTGCGCGCCTATCTCGACAAGTACGTCGCCGCCGGGCTGATCTCCGCCGAGGCGCCGGTCCTGGTCGACCGGTTCCTCGACGACGCGGTCGAGATCGACGTGGACGCGCTGTTCGACGGCGAGGAGCTGTTCCTCGGCGGCGTCATGGAGCACATCGAGGAGGCCGGCATCCACTCCGGCGACTCCTCCTGCGCGCTGCCGCCGATCACGCTCGGCGCCCGCGAGATCGCCGACATCCGCCGGGCCACCGAGGGGATCGCCCGCGGGGTCGGGGTGCGCGGCCTGATCAACATCCAGTTCGCGCTGAGCGCCGACATCCTCTACGTCCTCGAGGCCAACCCGCGCGCCAGCCGCACGGTGCCGTTCGTCTCCAAGGCGACCGCCACGCCGCTGGCCAAGGCCGCGGCCCGCGTCATGCTCGGCGAGTCGATCGCCGACCTGCGCGCCGCGGGCCTGCTGCCCGCGCACGGCGACGGCGGCGACCTGCCCGCCGACCAGCCGATCGCGGTCAAGGAGGCGGTGATGCCCTTCAACCGGTTCAAGACCCCCGACGGGCAGAACGTCGACACGGTGCTCGGCCCGGAGATGAAGTCGACCGGCGAGGTGATGGGTTTCGACGCCGACTTCGGCACCGCGTTCGCCAAGAGCCAGGCCGCGGCGTACGGCCCGCTGCCCACGGCCGGCAAGGTGTTCGTCTCGATGGCCAACCGCGACAAGCGGCACATGATCTTCCCGATCAAGGTGCTCGCCGACCTCGGCTTCGAGATCCTGGCCACCCAGGGCACCGCGGAGGTGCTGCGCCGCAACGGCGTCACCGCCCAGATCGTGCGCAAGCACTTCGAGGGTGCGGGCGAGCACGGCGAGCCCACGTCGGTGCAGCTGATCGACAGCGGCGAGGTGCGGCTGATCGTCAACACCCCCGACGGCTCCGACGGCACCGGCCACGCCCGCTACGACGGCTACGAGATCCGCACCGCGGCGGTCCGCGCCAACGTCCCGTGCATCACCACGGTGCAGGGGCTCGGCGCGGCGGTGCAGGGCATCGAGGCCTCGCGCCGCGGCGACATCGGCGTGCGCAGCCTGCAGGACTGGGCAGCGATCGTGCGACGGGCGCGGTGA
- the coaBC gene encoding bifunctional phosphopantothenoylcysteine decarboxylase/phosphopantothenate--cysteine ligase CoaBC: protein MSPEGARPVARPQVVLGVSGGIAAYKACELLRRFTESGHDVTVVPTESALRFVGAPTWAALSGRPVATEVWDGVHEVPHVRIGQAADLVVIAPATADLMAKAAHGQADDLLTNTLLTARCPVVFAPAMHTEMWEHPATRDNVATLRRRGAIVIEPAEGRLTGKDTGKGRLPEPGEIFELARDVLTRTGADGPVDDLAGRQVVVSAGGTREYLDPVRFLGNRSSGLQGVALARAAAARGAEVTLIAANVALPDPAGMKVVRVETTAELRDAVVSAAAGADAVVMAAAPADFRPASVSEAKIKKAADGSAAPLELVQNPDILHEISTQRVRPDSVVVGFAAETGDATGSVLDLARAKLARKGCDLLVVNDVSGGAVFGQPDNEAVILAADGGMVDVPRGSKAALAHAIWDQVAPRLT, encoded by the coding sequence GTGTCCCCTGAGGGGGCACGGCCCGTTGCGCGTCCCCAGGTCGTCCTCGGGGTCTCCGGCGGCATCGCGGCGTACAAGGCCTGCGAGCTGCTGCGCCGGTTCACCGAGTCCGGCCACGACGTGACGGTCGTGCCGACGGAGTCCGCCCTGCGGTTCGTCGGCGCGCCCACCTGGGCCGCCCTCTCGGGCCGCCCGGTGGCCACCGAGGTCTGGGACGGCGTGCACGAGGTGCCGCACGTCCGCATCGGCCAGGCGGCCGACCTGGTCGTGATCGCCCCGGCGACCGCCGACCTGATGGCCAAGGCCGCCCACGGCCAGGCCGACGACCTGCTCACCAACACCCTGCTGACGGCGCGCTGCCCGGTGGTCTTCGCACCGGCGATGCACACCGAGATGTGGGAGCACCCCGCGACGCGCGACAACGTCGCCACCCTGCGCCGCCGCGGCGCGATCGTGATCGAGCCCGCCGAGGGCCGCCTCACCGGCAAGGACACCGGCAAGGGCCGGCTGCCCGAGCCCGGGGAGATCTTCGAGCTGGCGCGCGACGTGCTGACCCGCACCGGCGCCGACGGCCCGGTCGACGACCTCGCCGGTCGCCAGGTGGTGGTCTCCGCAGGAGGGACGCGGGAGTACCTCGACCCCGTCCGGTTCCTGGGCAACCGCTCCTCGGGCCTCCAGGGCGTGGCCCTGGCCCGCGCCGCCGCCGCGCGCGGTGCCGAGGTGACGCTGATCGCCGCCAACGTCGCGCTGCCCGACCCTGCCGGCATGAAGGTGGTGCGGGTCGAGACGACCGCCGAGCTGCGCGACGCCGTGGTGAGCGCGGCCGCCGGTGCCGACGCGGTCGTGATGGCCGCGGCCCCCGCCGACTTCCGCCCGGCGAGCGTGAGCGAGGCCAAGATCAAGAAGGCCGCCGACGGCAGCGCCGCCCCGCTGGAGCTGGTGCAGAACCCCGACATCCTCCACGAGATCAGCACCCAGCGGGTGCGCCCCGACAGCGTCGTGGTCGGCTTCGCGGCCGAGACCGGCGATGCGACCGGCTCGGTGCTCGACCTCGCCCGGGCCAAGCTGGCCCGCAAGGGCTGCGACCTGCTCGTCGTCAACGACGTGAGCGGGGGAGCGGTCTTCGGCCAGCCCGACAACGAGGCCGTCATCCTGGCCGCCGACGGAGGCATGGTCGACGTACCGCGCGGCTCGAAGGCCGCGCTGGCCCACGCGATCTGGGACCAGGTCGCGCCGCGGCTCACCTGA